A portion of the Acidobacteriaceae bacterium genome contains these proteins:
- a CDS encoding M14 family metallopeptidase — MATAINTKFDRYYTYDEMTEQLQNLVAAYPELAKMRSLAKTFAGREVWLVEITNHRTGPALEKPGYYIDAQIHAEEHATSATALYAIWHLLTQYGKDEEATRLVDTQVFYVLPRINPDGAEMSLVPPYQNWCGNGRYTPETARHEGLIAEDVDGDGYLAWMRVPDTKGEWKKSSYSDDVMVQRSPGEEGGEYYRLYPEGSIRNFDGVDVKVEKPFDGNMNRNFPANWSREEYGAGEYPLSEPEAAGMARFILEHPNICGMCAYHTHGGVILRPSMTRPDSSMSPRDLALYDAIGKVGTEITGYPTISIYEGFTPDKSKPRRGGLMDWTYEEMGIISIGTELWDLEAAAGVEKASFYNLHPAGDEAQRKIYEFVRKNLGDRGWRPWKSFEHPQLGTIEVGGMVNIWAYRNPPEPMLEKVCRENALFNLRHAAASPRVLIDSVTVDSLGADLYKVRAVVSNHGYLPTNLSDVAIEKNIAKPVEISINVEGGEVVMNPASVQVGHLAGRNERFAPWSPWGQQWTAVGKPVEWLVRVAAGGSIEVTARSEKGGTYRIKQQAV; from the coding sequence ATGGCAACGGCAATCAATACGAAGTTCGATCGGTACTACACCTACGACGAGATGACGGAGCAGCTCCAGAACCTGGTAGCAGCGTATCCGGAGCTGGCCAAGATGCGCTCGTTGGCGAAGACGTTTGCAGGTCGTGAGGTGTGGCTGGTTGAGATTACGAACCACCGCACCGGCCCGGCGCTGGAAAAGCCCGGCTACTACATCGACGCGCAGATCCATGCAGAAGAGCACGCGACCAGCGCAACCGCGCTCTACGCCATCTGGCATCTGTTGACGCAGTACGGCAAGGACGAAGAGGCCACTCGACTTGTCGACACACAGGTCTTCTATGTGCTGCCGCGCATCAACCCCGACGGCGCCGAGATGTCGCTTGTGCCGCCGTATCAGAACTGGTGTGGCAACGGTCGTTACACGCCTGAGACCGCGCGTCACGAAGGTCTGATCGCAGAAGACGTCGATGGCGATGGCTATCTCGCATGGATGCGTGTGCCGGATACGAAGGGCGAGTGGAAGAAGAGTTCCTACAGTGACGATGTGATGGTGCAACGTTCTCCCGGAGAAGAGGGTGGCGAGTACTACAGACTCTATCCCGAAGGTTCAATCCGCAACTTCGATGGCGTGGATGTAAAGGTAGAGAAGCCTTTCGACGGCAACATGAACCGCAACTTCCCGGCCAACTGGTCGCGCGAGGAGTACGGTGCGGGTGAGTATCCGTTGTCTGAGCCCGAGGCCGCAGGCATGGCCCGCTTCATCCTTGAGCATCCGAACATTTGCGGCATGTGCGCGTATCACACGCACGGAGGCGTGATCCTGCGGCCCAGTATGACGCGTCCCGACAGCTCCATGAGCCCGCGCGATCTTGCCTTGTATGACGCGATCGGCAAGGTGGGCACGGAGATTACCGGCTACCCGACGATCAGCATCTATGAGGGCTTCACCCCGGACAAGTCGAAGCCGCGTCGCGGCGGTCTGATGGACTGGACCTATGAAGAGATGGGCATCATCAGCATCGGCACGGAGCTGTGGGATCTGGAAGCGGCTGCAGGTGTTGAGAAGGCCAGCTTCTACAACCTGCATCCAGCAGGAGATGAGGCGCAGCGCAAGATCTACGAGTTTGTTCGCAAGAACCTGGGCGACCGCGGCTGGCGGCCGTGGAAGAGTTTCGAACACCCGCAACTGGGCACGATCGAGGTTGGCGGTATGGTGAACATCTGGGCTTACCGCAACCCGCCCGAACCAATGCTCGAGAAGGTCTGCCGCGAGAACGCGCTCTTCAATCTGCGTCACGCCGCGGCGTCTCCACGCGTCCTCATCGACAGCGTTACGGTTGACTCGCTAGGCGCTGATCTTTACAAGGTGCGAGCTGTCGTTAGCAACCACGGCTATCTACCGACGAACCTCTCAGACGTTGCGATCGAGAAGAACATCGCAAAGCCTGTCGAGATCTCCATCAACGTAGAGGGTGGAGAAGTTGTGATGAATCCGGCATCGGTGCAGGTCGGTCATCTCGCTGGCCGCAATGAGCGCTTCGCTCCGTGGTCGCCCTGGGGACAGCAGTGGACCGCCGTTGGCAAGCCGGTTGAGTGGCTCGTTCGTGTCGCTGCCGGTGGATCGATTGAGGTGACGGCTCGTTCAGAAAAGGGTGGAACGTATCGCATCAAACAGCAGGCCGTTTAG
- a CDS encoding ureidoglycolate lyase translates to MTEWLGSELKDATPRLHVNFVVPTALPHSVTLLERHPHAAQIFVPLEASQYLIVVAPSLADGSPDLAGAQCFVAPGNVGVVYRANTWHAGATALDSKAHFAVYMWRNDRSDDEFITLSEPLEIIAPDKQQA, encoded by the coding sequence TTGACAGAGTGGCTAGGCAGCGAGTTGAAGGACGCGACACCTCGCCTGCATGTGAACTTTGTCGTTCCCACGGCTCTGCCACACAGCGTCACACTGCTGGAGCGTCATCCCCACGCCGCGCAGATCTTCGTTCCGCTTGAGGCTTCGCAGTATCTGATCGTTGTTGCCCCCAGCCTGGCCGATGGCTCGCCCGATCTGGCAGGAGCACAATGTTTCGTCGCACCGGGCAACGTCGGCGTTGTCTATCGTGCGAACACCTGGCACGCAGGCGCGACAGCACTCGATAGCAAGGCACACTTTGCGGTGTACATGTGGCGCAACGACCGTAGCGATGACGAGTTCATTACACTCTCGGAACCGCTTGAGATCATTGCGCCGGACAAACAGCAGGCCTAA
- a CDS encoding polysaccharide deacetylase family protein has protein sequence MNFEEGSEYSIPDGDEHSERALLEVATSRVAQGNRDLAAESMYEYGTRVGFWRLLRLFEQRKLPVTVFACAQAIERNPEAAAAIRRLDWDICSHGLRWNEQFTLTEDEQRREITEAVASFQRTLGKRPLGWYCRYAPAVFTRKLLIEEGGFLYDSDAYNDDLPYWDNTGARPHLVVPYSLTVNDARLLRGGITTGETYFAFLRDSLDMLRAEGKQQPRMMNVGMHLRILGHPGRAAGLARFLDYVKTLDDVYVCRREDIARHWIGRFPAEAS, from the coding sequence ATGAACTTCGAGGAAGGTTCGGAGTACTCCATCCCCGATGGGGATGAGCACTCCGAGCGTGCCTTACTCGAAGTGGCAACGTCCCGCGTGGCGCAGGGCAATCGTGACCTTGCCGCCGAGTCCATGTATGAGTACGGAACACGCGTTGGGTTCTGGCGGCTGCTTCGCCTCTTCGAACAACGCAAACTTCCGGTCACGGTCTTTGCCTGCGCGCAGGCTATTGAACGCAACCCAGAAGCTGCAGCGGCCATTCGCCGACTCGACTGGGACATCTGCTCGCACGGTCTGCGCTGGAACGAACAGTTCACGCTGACAGAAGACGAGCAGCGTCGCGAGATCACAGAAGCTGTGGCCTCGTTTCAACGCACACTCGGTAAGCGCCCCCTCGGCTGGTACTGCCGGTATGCGCCTGCTGTGTTCACGCGCAAACTGCTGATCGAAGAAGGCGGCTTTCTCTACGATAGCGATGCCTATAACGACGATCTGCCGTATTGGGACAACACCGGTGCGCGTCCTCACCTGGTCGTTCCTTACTCGCTCACGGTCAACGATGCGCGGCTGCTTCGTGGAGGCATCACAACGGGTGAAACGTACTTCGCGTTCCTCCGCGACTCGCTCGATATGCTGCGCGCAGAAGGCAAACAACAGCCACGCATGATGAACGTCGGCATGCATCTCCGCATTCTTGGTCATCCAGGGCGCGCCGCCGGGCTTGCACGTTTTCTTGACTACGTGAAGACCCTCGACGACGTCTACGTATGCCGTCGCGAGGATATCGCGCGGCACTGGATTGGCCGCTTCCCTGCCGAGGCGTCCTAA
- a CDS encoding M14 family metallopeptidase, giving the protein MAQQVKTITVGTAVAAPGTIVRGHIPVTKTGTGADISIPVIVINGSQSGPCVWIDACIHGDEPEGTLTCHALAAEIKPEALSGTLVLVPAMNAPAFEAGQRGNPLDTFSYDMNRIYPGRAQGYLTERIAWAHAEFLKTVADYELSIHSGGAHSYLSETIFVNEDEKSIELAKAMGRGWELVLSAISPKGNPMATMLEAGKSGITVELGGRPATSPEEMRRVVGILTEAMRNVLRHYGMIAGEAHYPEKRWKGVQEALLAPASGVYVPAEGVACKKPMKKGDPIANIVDVWGDVVGTLVAPADGMIFGLRALPNVMTGEWCCFYGKTDGFRD; this is encoded by the coding sequence ATGGCCCAGCAGGTAAAAACGATCACAGTAGGTACCGCCGTTGCCGCACCCGGCACGATCGTACGCGGTCATATCCCCGTGACAAAGACCGGAACCGGAGCCGATATCTCCATCCCGGTCATCGTCATCAACGGCTCGCAGTCCGGCCCATGCGTTTGGATTGATGCGTGCATTCATGGCGATGAGCCGGAAGGCACGCTGACCTGCCACGCCCTTGCCGCAGAGATCAAGCCAGAGGCGCTTTCCGGAACGCTGGTTCTGGTTCCTGCCATGAACGCCCCGGCGTTCGAGGCCGGACAGCGCGGCAACCCGCTCGACACCTTCTCGTACGACATGAACCGCATCTACCCGGGCCGCGCACAGGGATACCTGACCGAGCGCATCGCCTGGGCTCATGCAGAGTTCTTGAAGACGGTTGCGGATTACGAACTGTCCATCCACTCCGGTGGCGCTCATTCGTATCTCTCCGAGACGATCTTCGTCAACGAAGATGAGAAGTCGATCGAGCTGGCGAAGGCCATGGGCCGCGGCTGGGAGCTTGTGCTCTCTGCGATCAGCCCGAAGGGCAACCCGATGGCAACGATGCTCGAAGCGGGCAAGAGCGGCATCACGGTAGAGCTGGGCGGACGACCGGCCACCTCCCCCGAGGAGATGCGCCGTGTTGTCGGCATCCTGACGGAAGCGATGCGCAATGTGCTGCGTCACTACGGCATGATCGCCGGCGAAGCGCACTATCCGGAGAAGCGGTGGAAGGGTGTGCAGGAAGCCCTGCTCGCTCCGGCCAGCGGTGTCTATGTTCCGGCAGAAGGCGTTGCCTGCAAGAAGCCGATGAAGAAGGGCGATCCAATCGCCAACATCGTCGATGTGTGGGGTGATGTGGTCGGAACGCTTGTTGCTCCGGCAGATGGCATGATCTTTGGGCTGCGCGCTCTGCCCAACGTGATGACCGGGGAATGGTGCTGCTTCTACGGCAAGACAGATGGGTTCCGCGACTGA